In the Opitutia bacterium genome, one interval contains:
- a CDS encoding SDR family oxidoreductase, which translates to MSDFLQVAGKTFLVQGVANKKSVAWLIAKSLEEQGARVVYAVRSEARRKSLEALLADRPVFVCDVEQEGAGEKLAADVAAAGFAPLHGLVHSIAFANYSEGFKTFAETKRGDFLQATAISAFSLVELTRAFKPHLARDASVVTIGISSLLVTPDNYGYMGPIKAALESCARFLAKSLSADTAIRVNVLGSGPLKTSASAGIPGYLESYLYAEKMTFRKRALETQEVANAALFLLSPRSSGVNGTTLVVDGGLGSNYFDKDIIHLAMRPEAPKA; encoded by the coding sequence ATGAGCGATTTCCTCCAAGTCGCGGGCAAAACGTTCCTCGTCCAAGGCGTTGCCAACAAGAAGAGCGTCGCGTGGTTGATCGCGAAATCGCTGGAAGAGCAGGGGGCGCGCGTCGTCTACGCGGTGCGCTCCGAGGCGCGCAGGAAATCCCTCGAAGCCCTGCTCGCCGACCGCCCGGTCTTCGTCTGCGACGTCGAACAGGAGGGCGCGGGCGAGAAACTTGCCGCCGATGTCGCCGCCGCCGGCTTCGCGCCGCTGCACGGCTTGGTTCACTCGATCGCATTCGCGAACTACAGCGAAGGGTTCAAGACGTTCGCCGAGACGAAGCGCGGCGACTTCCTGCAGGCGACCGCCATCTCCGCCTTCTCGCTCGTCGAGCTGACGCGCGCCTTCAAGCCGCACCTCGCGCGCGACGCCTCCGTCGTGACCATCGGCATTTCCTCGCTGCTCGTGACACCCGACAACTACGGCTACATGGGCCCGATCAAAGCCGCGCTGGAATCCTGCGCGCGTTTCCTCGCCAAGTCGCTCAGCGCCGACACCGCCATCCGCGTCAACGTCCTTGGCAGCGGTCCGCTTAAAACGAGCGCTTCGGCTGGCATTCCCGGTTATCTCGAAAGCTATCTCTACGCGGAGAAAATGACCTTCCGCAAACGCGCGCTCGAGACGCAGGAGGTCGCCAACGCCGCGCTCTTTCTCCTCAGCCCGCGCAGCAGTGGCGTGAACGGCACGACGCTGGTCGTGGACGGCGGCCTTGGCTCGAACTACTTCGACAAGGACATCATCCACCTCGCCATGCGGCCGGAGGCACCGAAAGCATGA
- a CDS encoding sulfate adenylyltransferase subunit 2, which yields MAMRSLDHLELLEHEAIYIVREAVALFPRLALLFSGGKDSLVLAHVARKALAPLQPQFPLLHIDTGHNFPETLEFRDAYVRQTGWRLEVRSVEASIAAGRVQADPAPHASRNHLQSVTLTDAIRELNLDACLGGARRDEEKARAKERVFSHRNRDGRWEPQHQRPELWHLVNGHKAPGEHFRVFPLSNWTELDVWSYIRRENLALPSLYFAHERRVVNRSGTLLALPDESWLQPGEELRGERVRFRTIGDMTCTGAVRSAAQTLDEVMAEVAAARQTERAARADDQRSDAAMEDRKREGYF from the coding sequence ATAGCCATGCGTTCGCTGGATCACCTGGAGCTGCTCGAGCACGAAGCCATCTACATCGTGCGCGAGGCGGTGGCGCTCTTCCCGCGACTCGCGCTGCTGTTCTCGGGCGGCAAAGATTCCCTCGTGCTCGCGCACGTCGCCCGCAAGGCTCTGGCGCCGCTCCAGCCCCAGTTCCCGCTGCTGCACATCGACACCGGCCACAATTTCCCGGAGACGCTGGAGTTTCGCGACGCCTACGTGCGCCAGACGGGATGGCGACTGGAAGTCCGGAGCGTCGAGGCCTCGATCGCCGCCGGACGCGTCCAGGCTGACCCCGCGCCGCACGCGAGTCGCAATCACCTGCAGTCCGTCACCCTCACGGATGCCATTCGCGAGTTGAATCTCGACGCCTGCCTCGGCGGTGCCCGGCGCGACGAGGAAAAGGCCCGCGCGAAGGAGCGCGTGTTCTCGCACCGCAATCGCGATGGCCGCTGGGAGCCGCAACATCAGCGCCCGGAGCTCTGGCACCTCGTCAACGGACACAAGGCGCCCGGCGAGCACTTCCGGGTTTTCCCGCTCAGCAATTGGACCGAGCTCGACGTGTGGAGCTACATCCGGCGCGAGAACTTGGCGCTGCCGAGCCTCTATTTCGCGCACGAGCGCCGGGTCGTGAACCGAAGCGGCACGCTGCTGGCGCTGCCGGACGAATCGTGGCTGCAACCGGGCGAAGAGCTGCGCGGCGAGCGCGTGCGTTTCCGCACCATCGGCGACATGACGTGCACCGGCGCCGTGCGTTCCGCGGCGCAGACACTCGACGAAGTGATGGCCGAGGTTGCGGCCGCTCGCCAAACCGAGCGCGCTGCCCGTGCAGACGATCAGCGCTCCGACGCCGCGATGGAGGACCGGAAGCGCGAGGGCTACTTCTGA
- a CDS encoding alpha/beta fold hydrolase, with protein sequence MTPAAQLPDWLRKLYPFTPQRFATPAGELSYVDEGPRSDEAVVMVHGNPTWSFFYRDVVLALRGRMRCIVPDHLGCGLSDKPQQWDYTLPNHVANLRALLDSLQFRKIHLVVHDWGGPIGLGALLPQPEKLGGVAILNTAAFADTVVPLRIRLCRAPLLGELIVRGGNGFAWPATWMAVSQPLPGDVKRGFLFPYDSWANRIATHRFVVDIPSGRGTASDRALAEIESRLPLLRERDVAVLWGADDFCFNRHYFRRWRELLPDAQHELLEGVGHYLIEDGGSRVVQSIAAHVTGDAGNRRV encoded by the coding sequence ATGACGCCCGCCGCACAACTCCCGGACTGGCTGCGGAAACTCTATCCGTTCACGCCGCAACGCTTCGCGACGCCCGCGGGCGAACTGAGCTACGTCGACGAAGGCCCGCGCTCCGACGAAGCGGTCGTGATGGTGCACGGCAATCCGACCTGGTCGTTTTTCTACCGCGACGTCGTGCTCGCGCTGCGCGGCCGGATGCGCTGCATCGTGCCGGATCACCTCGGTTGCGGCCTGAGCGACAAACCGCAGCAATGGGACTACACGCTGCCCAACCACGTCGCGAACCTGCGCGCGCTCCTCGATTCGCTGCAGTTCCGCAAAATTCACCTCGTCGTCCACGACTGGGGCGGGCCGATCGGACTCGGCGCGCTGCTGCCGCAGCCGGAGAAGCTCGGCGGTGTCGCGATTCTCAACACCGCAGCATTCGCCGACACGGTCGTGCCGCTGCGCATCCGGCTCTGCCGCGCGCCGTTGCTCGGTGAGCTGATCGTGCGCGGCGGCAACGGCTTTGCGTGGCCCGCGACGTGGATGGCGGTTTCGCAGCCGCTACCGGGCGACGTGAAGCGCGGTTTTCTTTTCCCCTACGACTCGTGGGCCAACCGCATCGCGACGCACCGTTTCGTCGTCGACATCCCGAGCGGACGCGGCACTGCATCAGACCGCGCGCTCGCAGAGATCGAGTCGCGCCTGCCGCTGCTGCGCGAGCGCGACGTCGCGGTGTTGTGGGGTGCGGATGATTTTTGCTTCAACCGACACTACTTCCGCCGCTGGCGCGAGCTACTGCCCGACGCGCAGCACGAACTGCTCGAAGGCGTCGGCCACTACCTGATCGAGGACGGCGGGAGCAGGGTCGTGCAAAGCATCGCCGCGCACGTGACCGGGGACGCGGGCAACCGGCGCGTGTGA
- a CDS encoding NAD(P)/FAD-dependent oxidoreductase, with product MAYDWLKGTHDHYDVIVIGSGLGGLTGANVLAKCGHKVLLLEHHYQLGGLATWFTRKGGHIFDISLHGFPHGMIKSCRKYWSQDIADAIVQLKGVRFINPQFQIDTTFDRDDFTRQLIETFKIPAETVERFFTDLRAMNFYDNSTETTGEMFERYFPGRDDVKRLLMEPIAYANGSTMNDPAITFGIVFSNFMSKGVFTFQGGTNVLIKRMAEELKKNGVEIRKHVLVEKILTEEVDGRKRVCGVVANGKTIRCGAVLSNSNVKNTVLRMAGEENFTPEFVAATKAVRVNSSSCQVYLGIKKGETLPHIGDLVFTSDEPKFSSEALVGLHTTSRTFSMYYPDTRPGTDRYTVVVSINAKYQDWAALSDDDYAKHKERLIEESITSLERFIPDIRGKIEWKEAATPRTVEYYTKHWHGTSFGTKFEGLKISMDLPTQLPGLYHAGSVGIIMSGWLGTINYGVIVANQIDKALAAAKRTAA from the coding sequence ATGGCCTACGACTGGCTCAAAGGAACCCACGATCACTACGACGTCATCGTCATCGGCAGCGGCCTCGGCGGCTTGACCGGCGCCAATGTGCTGGCCAAGTGCGGCCACAAGGTCCTGCTGCTCGAGCACCACTACCAACTCGGCGGCCTCGCGACGTGGTTCACCCGCAAAGGCGGACACATCTTCGACATCTCGCTGCACGGTTTCCCGCACGGCATGATCAAGTCCTGCCGCAAGTATTGGAGCCAGGACATCGCCGACGCCATCGTTCAGCTCAAAGGCGTGCGGTTCATCAACCCGCAGTTCCAGATCGACACGACGTTCGACCGCGACGACTTCACGCGCCAACTGATCGAGACGTTCAAGATCCCCGCCGAGACGGTGGAGCGTTTCTTCACCGACCTGCGCGCGATGAACTTCTACGACAACTCGACCGAGACCACCGGCGAGATGTTCGAGCGCTACTTCCCGGGCCGCGACGACGTGAAGCGACTCCTCATGGAGCCGATCGCCTACGCCAACGGCTCCACGATGAACGACCCCGCGATCACGTTCGGCATCGTGTTCTCGAATTTCATGAGCAAGGGCGTCTTCACGTTCCAAGGCGGCACGAACGTCCTGATCAAGCGCATGGCCGAGGAGCTGAAGAAGAACGGCGTGGAAATCCGCAAGCACGTCCTCGTCGAGAAAATCCTCACCGAGGAAGTCGACGGCCGAAAGCGCGTCTGCGGTGTCGTCGCCAACGGCAAAACCATCCGCTGCGGCGCCGTGCTCTCGAACTCGAACGTCAAGAACACCGTGCTGCGCATGGCGGGCGAGGAGAACTTCACACCCGAGTTCGTCGCCGCCACCAAAGCCGTGCGCGTGAACAGCAGCTCGTGCCAGGTCTACCTCGGCATCAAGAAAGGCGAGACGCTGCCGCACATCGGCGACCTCGTGTTCACGTCCGACGAGCCGAAATTCTCGAGCGAAGCGCTCGTCGGCCTGCACACGACGAGCCGGACGTTCTCGATGTATTACCCTGACACCCGTCCCGGCACCGACCGCTACACCGTCGTCGTGTCGATCAACGCGAAGTATCAGGACTGGGCCGCCCTGTCGGACGACGACTACGCGAAGCACAAGGAGCGCCTCATCGAGGAATCGATCACGTCGCTCGAGCGCTTCATCCCGGACATTCGCGGCAAGATCGAGTGGAAGGAAGCCGCGACGCCGCGCACCGTCGAATACTACACGAAGCACTGGCACGGCACGTCGTTCGGCACGAAGTTCGAGGGCCTGAAAATCTCGATGGACCTGCCGACGCAGCTGCCCGGTCTCTACCACGCCGGCTCAGTCGGCATCATCATGTCGGGCTGGCTCGGCACGATTAACTACGGCGTGATCGTGGCCAACCAGATCGACAAGGCCCTCGCCGCCGCGAAGCGCACCGCCGCCTGA
- a CDS encoding sulfate adenylyltransferase: MDILRLITCGNVDDGKSTLLGRLLHDTKSIFEDQWAALQRISSERGDSAVNLAFITDGLRAERAQGITIDVAHRYFSTPRRKFILADCPGHLEFTRNMVTGASSAQVALLLVDAQRGITEQTRRHAFLVSLLRVRHLVVCVNKMDLVGFAEARFDEIRDQVMAFAERLEGVEVQFIPIAALHGDNVVERSARMPWYAGTPLLYALENFYVRNEANLVDARFSVQLVMESAGKRLLAGRVASGVLRPGEELVHLPSGRPLKICRIDVAGEETAEARHPMSVALEVDATFAIQRGDMLARPHNHPTPATELDAMVCWLDERPLELGRTYRIRQAEREVGGSVAEILYTIDVNTLRRQPAADGRLPMNAIARAALKVDAVIFADAYRRNRETGSLLIIDPETNATAGAAMILAP; encoded by the coding sequence ATGGACATCCTGCGTCTCATCACCTGCGGCAACGTGGACGACGGCAAGAGCACGCTGCTCGGCCGCCTCCTGCACGACACCAAGTCGATTTTCGAAGACCAGTGGGCGGCTTTGCAGCGCATCTCGAGCGAGCGCGGCGATAGCGCGGTGAATCTGGCGTTCATCACCGACGGCCTGCGCGCGGAGCGGGCACAAGGCATCACAATCGACGTCGCGCACCGCTATTTTTCCACGCCGCGAAGGAAGTTCATCCTCGCGGATTGCCCGGGCCATCTGGAATTCACGCGCAACATGGTGACCGGCGCCTCCAGCGCGCAGGTCGCGCTGCTCCTGGTGGACGCGCAGCGGGGGATAACGGAGCAGACGCGCCGGCACGCGTTCCTGGTGTCGTTGCTCCGCGTGCGGCACCTCGTCGTTTGCGTGAACAAGATGGACCTCGTGGGCTTCGCCGAAGCGCGGTTTGACGAGATTCGCGACCAGGTCATGGCTTTCGCAGAGCGGTTGGAAGGCGTGGAAGTGCAGTTCATCCCGATCGCCGCCTTGCACGGCGACAACGTCGTCGAGCGGTCGGCGCGGATGCCGTGGTATGCCGGCACGCCGTTGCTGTATGCCTTGGAGAATTTCTATGTCCGCAACGAAGCGAATCTGGTCGATGCGCGGTTCTCGGTGCAGCTCGTGATGGAATCGGCCGGGAAGCGCCTTCTGGCGGGGCGCGTGGCGAGCGGCGTGCTGCGACCAGGCGAGGAGCTTGTTCACTTGCCGTCCGGGCGGCCGCTGAAGATTTGCCGGATCGACGTTGCGGGCGAGGAGACCGCGGAAGCACGTCATCCGATGAGCGTAGCGCTCGAAGTCGACGCGACGTTCGCCATCCAACGCGGCGACATGCTCGCGCGACCGCACAATCATCCCACGCCGGCGACGGAGCTGGACGCGATGGTTTGCTGGCTGGATGAGCGTCCGCTGGAGCTTGGGCGGACTTACCGGATACGGCAGGCGGAGCGCGAGGTTGGGGGAAGCGTGGCGGAGATTCTTTACACGATCGACGTGAACACGCTGCGGCGACAGCCCGCGGCTGACGGCCGGTTGCCGATGAACGCGATCGCGCGCGCGGCGCTGAAAGTGGACGCGGTGATTTTCGCCGACGCCTACCGACGGAACCGGGAGACGGGGAGTCTTCTGATCATCGACCCGGAGACCAACGCCACCGCCGGAGCCGCCATGATCTTGGCACCTTAA
- a CDS encoding beta-hydroxyacyl-ACP dehydratase: protein MNEVEQLIPHRPPFLFVDAIVSHDGETIVTRRTWRAEEDFYKGHYPGAPITPGVLLSEAVFQSGACLMAKLMAGSAGQGGGVPLLTKVSDIRFRLPVYPGDTVTIEVKRKETAGEFHFLTGLMKSADGKKIMNVDFAVAWKKPEGQVTTA, encoded by the coding sequence GTGAACGAAGTCGAGCAACTCATCCCGCACCGTCCGCCGTTTCTGTTCGTCGACGCCATCGTGTCCCACGACGGAGAGACCATCGTCACGCGCCGCACTTGGCGCGCCGAGGAGGATTTCTACAAAGGCCACTATCCGGGCGCACCGATCACACCGGGCGTGCTGCTCAGCGAAGCCGTCTTTCAATCCGGCGCCTGTCTCATGGCCAAACTCATGGCGGGCTCGGCCGGGCAGGGCGGCGGCGTTCCTTTGCTCACCAAGGTTTCGGACATCCGTTTCCGTCTGCCGGTTTACCCGGGCGACACCGTGACGATCGAAGTGAAGCGCAAGGAGACCGCCGGCGAGTTTCATTTCCTCACCGGCCTCATGAAATCTGCGGACGGCAAGAAGATCATGAACGTCGATTTCGCCGTCGCGTGGAAGAAACCCGAAGGCCAGGTCACCACGGCATGA
- the cysC gene encoding adenylyl-sulfate kinase: MANAAPHRPTGTGHVFWLFGLSGAGKSTLAHALANDLRQGGRSVLELDGDRLRSGLCRGLGFSTEERAENLRRAAEVAKLGLDSGLCVVAAFITPLNENRALVASIVGRDALSFVFVDAPLDVCRQRDVKHLYAAAARGDVQKFTGVSAAFEPSPDADLQVPSAQESVAESSARLRAFAWDKLTGAR; the protein is encoded by the coding sequence ATGGCAAACGCAGCGCCCCATCGTCCGACTGGCACGGGTCACGTCTTCTGGCTTTTCGGACTCTCCGGCGCGGGCAAATCCACGCTCGCCCACGCGCTCGCGAACGACCTGCGACAGGGCGGCCGCAGTGTGCTCGAACTCGACGGAGATCGCTTGCGCTCCGGATTGTGCCGCGGGCTCGGTTTCTCGACCGAAGAGCGGGCCGAAAATCTCCGTCGCGCAGCCGAGGTCGCGAAGCTCGGACTCGATTCGGGACTGTGCGTCGTTGCCGCCTTCATCACGCCGCTGAACGAGAACCGGGCGCTCGTGGCGTCCATCGTCGGGCGGGACGCGCTTTCGTTCGTTTTCGTCGACGCGCCGCTCGACGTCTGCCGGCAACGCGACGTGAAGCACCTCTACGCCGCCGCCGCTCGCGGCGACGTGCAGAAATTCACCGGCGTGAGCGCCGCCTTCGAGCCGTCACCGGACGCCGACCTCCAGGTGCCAAGCGCGCAGGAGAGCGTGGCCGAGAGCAGCGCGCGGCTGCGCGCGTTCGCTTGGGACAAGTTGACAGGAGCGCGATAG
- the lepB gene encoding signal peptidase I — protein MFDFLLSEEKKMRRHAANWLEVAERVYNFRRDQLPPAQVQQLVAATGDLKLRLKDKADASKLKMAIEKLEDVLRQTGGRIYPTSSLVENVEFFLVAAIVILGLRAYFVQPFKIPTNSMWPTYYGMTHELIKPGEEPGVLGRVGRLLAFGATNYRAIAPADGEILVPALKFQDGEFHVVSTQRAGRALGFFPTTYRVYTFLVNGTPTEIEVPVDFGFERVLDEAFGGKNRPFTRVLREQASSGRTPESSILTISAGGRTFDQRVYWIPVGRQAKRGEPILSFDILTGDLLFVDRITYNFFPPKVGQGFVFKTENIHSDAMTGPNGEQLRQYYIKRLVGTPGDKIEVREPKFIRDGGENSNDPAAQLFRNGAPIAGADAFKANSEKRGLYPGYTNVGLLGSGNVVEVPANSFMALGDNSPNSADSRYWGFIPDKDVVGKPLFIYYPLTRRWGLAR, from the coding sequence GTGTTCGACTTTCTCCTCTCCGAAGAAAAAAAGATGCGGCGCCACGCCGCCAACTGGCTCGAAGTCGCTGAGCGCGTCTACAACTTCCGCCGCGACCAGTTGCCGCCCGCGCAAGTGCAGCAACTCGTCGCCGCGACGGGCGACCTCAAGCTGCGCCTAAAGGACAAGGCCGACGCCTCGAAGCTCAAGATGGCGATCGAGAAGCTCGAGGATGTCCTGCGCCAAACCGGCGGCCGCATTTATCCGACCTCGTCGCTCGTCGAGAACGTCGAGTTCTTCCTCGTTGCCGCGATCGTGATTCTCGGTTTGCGCGCGTATTTCGTGCAGCCGTTCAAGATTCCGACGAACTCGATGTGGCCGACTTACTACGGCATGACGCACGAGCTCATTAAACCGGGCGAGGAGCCCGGCGTGCTCGGACGCGTTGGCCGGTTGCTCGCCTTTGGCGCGACGAACTACCGGGCAATCGCACCTGCCGACGGCGAGATCCTCGTCCCGGCGCTGAAGTTTCAGGATGGCGAGTTCCACGTGGTGTCGACGCAGCGCGCCGGTCGCGCGCTCGGGTTTTTCCCGACGACTTACCGGGTCTACACGTTCCTGGTGAACGGCACTCCGACGGAGATCGAGGTGCCCGTCGACTTCGGTTTCGAACGCGTGCTCGACGAAGCATTTGGCGGCAAGAATCGTCCGTTCACCCGCGTGCTCCGCGAGCAGGCGAGCAGCGGGCGGACGCCGGAATCCTCGATTCTCACGATCTCCGCGGGTGGCCGAACCTTCGATCAGCGCGTATACTGGATTCCCGTGGGCAGGCAGGCGAAGCGCGGCGAACCGATCCTGTCGTTCGACATTCTCACGGGCGACCTGCTCTTCGTCGACCGCATCACCTACAACTTCTTCCCGCCGAAAGTGGGACAGGGCTTCGTTTTCAAGACCGAGAACATCCACAGCGACGCGATGACGGGGCCAAACGGCGAACAACTGCGCCAATACTACATCAAGCGTCTCGTCGGCACGCCGGGCGACAAGATCGAGGTCCGCGAGCCGAAGTTCATCCGCGATGGCGGTGAAAATTCGAACGATCCTGCCGCGCAGCTTTTCCGCAACGGCGCGCCGATCGCGGGCGCTGATGCATTCAAAGCGAATTCTGAGAAGCGCGGACTTTATCCGGGCTACACGAACGTCGGACTGCTCGGCAGCGGCAACGTCGTTGAGGTTCCGGCGAACTCGTTCATGGCGCTAGGCGACAACTCGCCGAACAGCGCGGACAGTCGCTATTGGGGATTTATCCCGGACAAGGACGTGGTCGGCAAACCGCTGTTCATCTATTATCCGCTCACGCGCCGCTGGGGCCTCGCACGCTGA
- a CDS encoding NAD(P)/FAD-dependent oxidoreductase, translating into MHTSSHYDAVIIGAGMSGLAAGIRLAHFGKKVCIFERHNAPGGLNGFYSIAGRKFDVGLHAMTNFVPPGVKGTPLTKLLRQLRIDRDEFALCPQKQSKIAFGPRGETALRFTNDFAVLDAEVREKFPHEAEGWSRLVQLVRTYDDVSLDAQPRSAREVVAQHLRDPLLTDMIFCPVMYYGSAQERDMEFGQFVIMFKALYLEGFARPLDGVRVIIRVLLEKFRQAGGERRMKCGVARIVERDGRAATLILDDGSEITADHVISSAGFAETMRLCEPARTAEAAANTGQLSYAETISVFQSAPATWGWGADTIIFFNDSPRFAYERASEPVDLRSGVICFPNNFAYPDGADLPEGLVRVTCLANFDRWANLPEEAYQAGKRRWFDAIQRSARRFLPPVDDAALAAQLVTTDMFTPRTVKKFTGHLNGAIYGAPQKIRDGRTHLRNLYLCGTDQGFLGIIGAMLSGISMANYHVLQGSAK; encoded by the coding sequence CGCCCCCGGCGGGCTCAATGGTTTCTACAGCATCGCCGGCCGGAAGTTCGACGTCGGCCTGCACGCGATGACCAACTTCGTGCCGCCCGGCGTCAAAGGCACGCCGCTCACGAAGCTCCTCCGCCAGCTCCGCATCGACCGCGACGAGTTCGCGCTCTGCCCGCAAAAGCAATCAAAGATCGCCTTCGGCCCGCGCGGCGAAACGGCGCTGCGTTTCACCAACGACTTTGCCGTGCTCGACGCCGAGGTGCGCGAGAAATTCCCGCACGAAGCCGAAGGCTGGAGCCGCCTCGTCCAACTCGTCCGCACCTACGACGACGTGTCGCTCGACGCCCAGCCGCGCTCGGCGCGCGAAGTCGTCGCCCAGCACCTCCGCGACCCACTGCTCACCGACATGATCTTCTGCCCGGTGATGTATTACGGCAGCGCGCAGGAGCGGGACATGGAGTTCGGCCAGTTCGTGATCATGTTCAAGGCGCTCTACCTCGAAGGCTTCGCCCGGCCGCTCGATGGCGTGCGCGTGATCATCCGCGTGCTGCTCGAGAAATTCCGCCAAGCCGGCGGCGAGCGCCGCATGAAGTGCGGCGTCGCCCGCATCGTCGAGCGCGACGGACGCGCCGCTACGCTCATCCTCGACGACGGCTCGGAGATCACCGCCGACCACGTCATCTCGTCAGCCGGCTTCGCCGAGACAATGCGTCTGTGCGAGCCGGCCCGCACCGCCGAGGCGGCCGCAAACACCGGCCAGCTTTCTTACGCGGAAACGATTTCCGTTTTTCAATCCGCGCCGGCGACGTGGGGTTGGGGCGCCGACACGATCATCTTTTTCAATGACTCGCCGCGCTTCGCCTACGAGCGCGCGAGCGAGCCTGTGGACCTCCGCAGCGGCGTCATCTGTTTCCCGAACAACTTCGCGTATCCCGACGGTGCCGACCTGCCCGAGGGCCTCGTCCGCGTCACCTGCCTCGCGAACTTTGACCGGTGGGCAAACCTCCCCGAGGAAGCCTACCAAGCCGGGAAACGCCGCTGGTTCGACGCCATCCAGCGCAGCGCGCGGCGTTTCCTGCCGCCGGTGGACGACGCGGCGCTCGCCGCGCAACTCGTCACCACCGACATGTTCACGCCGCGCACAGTGAAAAAGTTCACCGGCCACCTGAACGGCGCGATCTACGGCGCGCCGCAAAAGATCCGCGACGGCCGCACACACCTGCGCAACCTCTACCTTTGCGGCACCGACCAGGGATTCCTTGGCATCATCGGTGCCATGCTCAGCGGAATCTCCATGGCCAACTACCACGTGCTGCAGGGGAGCGCGAAATAG
- a CDS encoding 3-oxoacyl-ACP synthase III, translating into MKFAHACIESIAAVEPGEVWSSAAIEAQLKPMYERLRLPEGRLELMSGIRERRMWAAGTRPSDASAAAGRKLLGISRIPAAKLQVLMHSAVCRDMLEPATATFVHHKMGLGGGMQVFDVSNACLGFLNGLVLLGGMIDAGQIRAGIVVSGENGRPLVERTIQHLLGANLDRNAIKPFFANLTIGSAAVAAVVCHEDELPAGAPRHRLVAGAALADTSHSDLCQGDSAGDGLSMETDSEQLLIAGIDVARRTWADFKGESGWDEATPDRFICHQVGSAHRRKLYETLGLDLAKDFSSFETLGNTGSAALPTTLARAVEQGAVRDGQKVALLGIGSGINSLMLALEW; encoded by the coding sequence ATGAAATTCGCGCACGCCTGCATCGAGTCCATCGCCGCGGTCGAGCCGGGCGAAGTCTGGTCGTCAGCCGCCATCGAAGCGCAGCTGAAGCCGATGTATGAACGGCTGCGCCTGCCGGAAGGGCGCCTCGAACTCATGTCCGGCATTCGCGAGCGTCGCATGTGGGCCGCCGGCACGCGGCCTTCCGACGCGAGCGCCGCTGCTGGGCGCAAGCTGCTCGGCATTTCACGAATCCCCGCCGCGAAACTTCAGGTGCTCATGCACAGCGCCGTGTGCCGCGATATGCTCGAACCGGCGACGGCGACCTTCGTGCACCACAAGATGGGCCTCGGCGGCGGCATGCAGGTTTTCGACGTCTCGAACGCCTGCCTCGGTTTCCTTAACGGTCTCGTGCTACTCGGCGGCATGATCGACGCCGGCCAGATTCGCGCAGGCATTGTGGTCTCCGGCGAAAACGGACGCCCGCTCGTCGAGCGCACGATTCAGCACCTGCTCGGCGCCAATCTCGACCGCAACGCGATCAAGCCGTTCTTCGCCAACCTCACCATCGGCTCCGCCGCCGTCGCGGCCGTCGTGTGCCACGAGGACGAGTTGCCCGCCGGCGCGCCGCGGCACCGTCTCGTCGCCGGCGCTGCGCTGGCCGACACGAGCCACAGCGATCTCTGCCAAGGCGACAGCGCGGGCGACGGTCTCTCGATGGAAACCGATTCCGAGCAGCTGCTCATCGCCGGCATCGACGTCGCGCGGCGCACCTGGGCGGACTTCAAGGGCGAGAGCGGCTGGGACGAGGCAACCCCCGACCGCTTCATCTGCCACCAAGTCGGCAGCGCGCATCGCCGCAAGCTCTACGAGACGCTCGGCCTCGATCTCGCGAAGGATTTCTCCTCGTTCGAAACACTCGGCAACACCGGGTCCGCCGCGCTGCCCACGACGCTTGCCCGCGCCGTGGAGCAAGGCGCCGTGCGCGACGGGCAAAAAGTCGCGCTGCTCGGCATCGGCAGCGGCATCAACAGCCTCATGCTCGCGCTCGAGTGGTGA